In one Parageobacillus genomosp. 1 genomic region, the following are encoded:
- the bioD gene encoding dethiobiotin synthase: protein MGKAIFITGTGTEIGKTVATSFLAFVFQKLGLNTKVFKPIQTGLAEDGVSFADQYWYEKVAGLPQSEGLYYMEPAVSPHLAATLTNTTIDPALIVEKIEQWKRQYDIVLVEGAGGLAVPLIEKEQGFYMTNDLIREYNLPIIIVSLAGLGAIHHTVTTVSYAQQQGIRVLGLIFNQFDAENIIHVNNIETIQKMLGLPVIATLPSLAKVTKHTMMALAERWLENNEQKQLLQEVLSVEV, encoded by the coding sequence ATGGGAAAAGCAATATTTATCACCGGAACAGGAACAGAGATTGGCAAGACGGTGGCAACCTCTTTTCTTGCTTTTGTTTTCCAAAAATTAGGGTTGAATACCAAAGTATTTAAGCCAATTCAAACAGGCTTAGCAGAAGATGGAGTTTCGTTTGCCGATCAATATTGGTATGAGAAGGTCGCTGGACTGCCGCAATCAGAAGGGCTATATTATATGGAACCCGCCGTTTCGCCACATTTGGCAGCAACATTGACGAATACCACTATTGACCCGGCATTGATAGTGGAAAAAATCGAACAATGGAAACGTCAATACGACATCGTTCTTGTCGAGGGAGCGGGAGGTTTAGCTGTCCCGTTAATAGAGAAGGAACAAGGGTTTTATATGACGAACGATTTGATTCGAGAATACAACCTTCCAATTATTATCGTTTCCTTAGCAGGACTTGGTGCGATTCATCATACGGTGACAACCGTATCTTACGCACAGCAACAAGGCATTCGTGTTCTTGGATTGATTTTTAATCAATTTGATGCCGAAAACATCATTCATGTGAATAATATTGAAACAATACAAAAAATGTTAGGTTTGCCGGTCATCGCCACACTGCCATCCCTTGCAAAGGTGACGAAGCATACGATGATGGCATTGGCGGAACGTTGGCTGGAGAATAACGAGCAAAAACAGTTGTTACAGGAGGTGCTGTCCGTTGAAGTATAG
- a CDS encoding biotin transporter BioY, whose amino-acid sequence MKTKSLLLAALFAALTAIGGFIKIPIPYVPFTLQIASVYLAGCLLGPKLGMLSQLVYVLIGLAGAPVFAEGGGPSYVLKPTFGYLIGFVVGAYVNGWMMQIFQFRRAVTIFLANLSTLLVVYCIGCAWLYMAMKWIMEKPLTIGQTLWFGFVLPVPGDLLLCAVCSVLVARILPRIHVVISKQEVVS is encoded by the coding sequence ATGAAAACGAAATCGCTTTTGTTAGCGGCGCTGTTTGCGGCGCTTACGGCCATTGGCGGGTTTATCAAAATTCCGATTCCATATGTGCCGTTTACATTGCAAATCGCTTCCGTTTATTTGGCGGGATGTTTATTAGGGCCGAAGCTAGGGATGCTTAGCCAGCTTGTCTATGTGCTTATCGGTCTTGCAGGAGCGCCTGTTTTCGCGGAAGGCGGAGGACCTAGCTATGTGTTGAAGCCGACGTTTGGTTATTTGATCGGCTTTGTTGTGGGGGCCTATGTCAACGGGTGGATGATGCAAATCTTTCAATTTCGCAGGGCGGTGACTATTTTTCTAGCGAATTTATCTACTCTTTTGGTTGTTTATTGCATTGGGTGTGCCTGGTTGTACATGGCGATGAAATGGATCATGGAAAAGCCGCTTACCATTGGACAAACGTTATGGTTTGGCTTTGTGCTTCCTGTGCCGGGCGATCTACTGTTATGTGCGGTTTGTTCCGTGCTTGTTGCACGTATATTGCCGCGTATCCACGTCGTCATTAGCAAGCAGGAGGTGGTATCTTGA
- a CDS encoding FAD-dependent oxidoreductase produces MYDIAIIGAGPAGASAAIFTAKAGKKTLLIDNDKSITKRAWIENHYGVMEITGPDLVETGKKQAVKFGAELVNDQVVNIQKSETGFQIETENQTFEAKHVILATGVATDLAEKIGVKTKPGTEPRIKTVIDVDAAGRTNIEGIWAAGTVAGVSVHTIITAGDGAKVAINVISELNGERYVDHDVLKTK; encoded by the coding sequence ATGTATGATATTGCCATTATCGGAGCTGGACCTGCAGGGGCTAGCGCGGCTATTTTTACGGCGAAAGCGGGAAAAAAGACGTTATTAATTGACAACGACAAAAGCATAACAAAACGCGCTTGGATCGAAAATCACTATGGGGTTATGGAAATAACAGGTCCGGATTTAGTGGAAACAGGAAAAAAACAAGCGGTCAAATTTGGAGCAGAACTTGTGAATGATCAAGTCGTCAACATCCAAAAATCAGAAACGGGCTTTCAAATAGAAACCGAAAATCAAACATTTGAAGCGAAACATGTTATTTTAGCAACTGGCGTAGCAACCGACCTCGCTGAAAAAATTGGAGTGAAAACAAAACCAGGAACAGAGCCGCGTATTAAAACAGTTATCGACGTGGATGCCGCTGGACGCACCAACATCGAAGGAATTTGGGCAGCCGGAACAGTAGCTGGCGTCAGCGTACATACGATCATCACCGCCGGCGATGGAGCGAAAGTGGCCATTAACGTCATTAGTGAATTAAACGGCGAACGTTATGTCGACCATGATGTATTAAAAACCAAATAA
- a CDS encoding flavin reductase family protein, protein MDDRTFRNAMGKFATGVTVITTEFQGEVKGMTANAFMSVSLNPKLVVVSIGEKARMNPIVKQTGKFAVNILAREQEDLSRLFAGQLKEERKVDFQWVNGHPILPDALANILCNVHSSYVAGDHTLYFGEVTDILMKDEAGDPLLFFEGKYRSIATE, encoded by the coding sequence ATGGACGATCGTACATTTCGCAATGCGATGGGGAAATTCGCGACAGGTGTTACGGTTATAACGACAGAGTTTCAAGGAGAAGTAAAAGGAATGACGGCTAACGCCTTTATGTCTGTTTCCTTAAATCCAAAGTTAGTAGTCGTTTCCATCGGGGAAAAGGCGCGGATGAATCCGATTGTCAAGCAAACGGGCAAATTTGCCGTCAACATTTTGGCGAGAGAGCAAGAAGATCTTTCCCGCCTGTTTGCCGGACAACTAAAAGAAGAGAGAAAAGTAGATTTCCAATGGGTAAATGGACATCCGATTTTGCCTGATGCCTTAGCCAATATTTTATGTAATGTGCATAGCTCCTATGTAGCGGGAGATCATACGCTGTACTTTGGCGAAGTGACGGACATCTTGATGAAAGACGAAGCAGGAGATCCGTTATTATTCTTCGAAGGGAAGTATCGAAGCATCGCGACGGAATAA
- a CDS encoding ABC transporter ATP-binding protein has translation MLTLNHLHVYHGHLHVLKGIHLQIAKGEIVAIVGANGAGKSTLLGTIAGVYSPKAGEIIFENEPLPYGKVEQIVKRGICLVPERRQIFDDLSVKDNLLLGAYHRYRSDFQQVMRDYEHVLEVFPKLKTMLDRPGGLLSGGEQQMLAIGRGLMAKPKLLMLDEPSLGLAPLIVKEMMKLLKQLRDQFSTTILLVEQNVRAALQIADYACVLDRGEIVMQGKAAELLDDERVKKAYLGMQNKQEYNVAK, from the coding sequence TTGCTGACGTTGAATCATTTACATGTATACCATGGTCATTTGCATGTGCTAAAGGGAATTCACTTGCAGATCGCCAAAGGCGAAATAGTGGCGATTGTAGGAGCGAACGGAGCAGGAAAGAGCACGTTGTTAGGAACGATTGCAGGAGTATATTCGCCAAAAGCAGGAGAAATTATTTTTGAAAATGAACCACTCCCTTATGGAAAAGTCGAGCAAATTGTGAAAAGAGGGATTTGTCTTGTCCCGGAGCGCCGGCAAATCTTTGACGATTTATCCGTCAAAGACAATTTACTGCTCGGTGCGTATCATCGATATCGCAGCGATTTCCAACAAGTGATGAGAGATTATGAACATGTGCTTGAAGTTTTTCCGAAGCTAAAAACGATGCTAGACCGGCCGGGCGGATTGCTAAGCGGCGGAGAACAGCAAATGCTTGCCATCGGACGGGGATTAATGGCGAAACCAAAATTGCTGATGTTGGATGAACCGTCTTTAGGCCTCGCTCCCCTGATTGTTAAAGAGATGATGAAACTATTAAAACAATTGCGCGATCAGTTTAGCACTACCATTTTGTTGGTGGAACAAAACGTCCGCGCGGCGTTGCAAATTGCCGACTATGCTTGTGTGCTTGACCGCGGCGAAATCGTGATGCAAGGAAAAGCGGCCGAACTGCTCGACGATGAACGAGTGAAAAAAGCTTATTTAGGCATGCAAAACAAACAGGAATATAACGTCGCTAAATAG
- a CDS encoding ABC transporter ATP-binding protein: MKKSVLLEIDQLSKSFGGVHAVQNVSFHVHDQEIVAIIGPNGAGKTTLFNIITGILPPTSGSVLFKGMPVTGKKPYQLAALGITRTFQNLQVFTNMTVIENVMVGLHPRLKTGIFSAGFRLPQVFKEEKQAFEQALACLEQVGIAHLAFEKADILPYGTQRLVEIARAAASQPSLILLDEPMAGLNPQESKKLVDVLLTMRNNGMTFLFVEHDMETVMAIADRIIVLDYGKKIAEGCPEEISQHPDVIKAYLGEEEVASC, encoded by the coding sequence ATGAAAAAAAGTGTATTGTTGGAAATCGATCAATTGTCGAAATCGTTTGGTGGAGTTCATGCGGTACAAAATGTATCCTTTCACGTCCATGATCAAGAAATCGTTGCAATCATCGGGCCGAACGGGGCGGGCAAAACTACGTTGTTTAACATTATTACCGGCATTCTTCCGCCAACAAGCGGTTCCGTTCTTTTCAAAGGGATGCCCGTCACCGGTAAAAAGCCGTATCAGCTTGCAGCGTTAGGCATAACGCGAACGTTTCAAAATCTCCAGGTGTTTACGAACATGACCGTTATTGAAAATGTGATGGTCGGACTGCATCCGCGTCTGAAAACAGGAATATTTAGCGCTGGGTTTCGTTTGCCACAGGTGTTTAAAGAAGAAAAGCAAGCGTTTGAACAGGCGCTGGCCTGCCTTGAACAGGTTGGCATCGCCCATCTTGCCTTTGAAAAAGCGGACATATTGCCGTACGGAACGCAGCGGTTAGTGGAAATTGCCAGAGCAGCTGCCTCCCAACCTTCCCTTATTTTGTTAGATGAACCGATGGCGGGATTAAACCCGCAAGAGTCCAAAAAGTTAGTGGATGTTTTATTAACGATGAGAAACAACGGCATGACTTTTCTCTTCGTTGAACACGATATGGAAACAGTGATGGCGATTGCCGACCGTATCATTGTATTAGACTATGGAAAGAAAATAGCGGAGGGATGCCCGGAAGAAATTTCCCAACATCCGGATGTCATTAAAGCGTATTTGGGCGAAGAGGAGGTGGCATCTTGCTGA